A single region of the Alosa alosa isolate M-15738 ecotype Scorff River chromosome 6, AALO_Geno_1.1, whole genome shotgun sequence genome encodes:
- the trap1 gene encoding heat shock protein 75 kDa, mitochondrial gives MSRCLMLMKYAVGISPRISSRLVLSGRGSGSRVLTATFKADGGEVGKHHYHTRPQFWGSVHSGVAQNQRYFSTQQAESAEEEPLHTIISDTENVQGSFSKHEFQAETKKLLDIVARSLYSEKEVFIRELISNGSDALEKLRHRLITGGGDTAPMEIHLQTDAAKGTFTIQDTGVGMNQEELVANLGTIARSGSKAFLDSLQSQAEASSSIIGQFGVGFYSAFMVADKVEVFSQSAEPGTPAYKWASDGSGVFEIAEASGVRQGTKIVLYLKDDCKEFSAEDRVKEVVTKYSNFVSFPIFLNGRRLNTLQALWMMEPKEISEWQHEEFYRFVAQSYDKPRYTLHYRADAPLNIRSIFYVPDMKPTMFDVSREMGSSVALYSRKVLIQTKAADILPKWLRFLRGVVDSEDIPLNLSRELLQESALIRKLRDVLQQRVIRFFLDQSKKEPEKYSRFFEDYGLFMREGIVTTAEQDVKEDIAKLLRFESSALPAGQTTSLMEYGSRMKAGTRNIYYLCAPNRHLAEHSPYFEAMKQKDMEVLFCFEQFDELTLLHLREFDKKKVISVETDIVVDHYKEEKFQDSKPASERLTDQQTEDLMAWMRNTLGSRVTNIKMTPRLDTHPAMITVLEMGAARHFLRTQQLARSAEERAQILQPTLEINAGHDLIKKLHALKDSNSELAQLLLEQIYDNAMIAAGLNDDPRPMISRLNDLLTKALEKH, from the exons ATGTCTCGGTGTTTAATGTTAATGAAATATGCTGTCGGAATTTCTCCGCGAATCAGTTCGAGACTTGTGCTCTCTGGACGAGGATCTGGAAGTAGAGTTCTGACAGCCACATTTAAAGCAG ATGGTGGTGAAGTCGGAAAACATCATTACCACACAAGACCCCAGTTCTGGGGCTCGGTCCACTCCGGTGTCGCACAGAACCAGCGATATTTCAGCACACAGCAGGCCGAGAGTGCGGAAGAGGAGCCTTTGCACACCATCATAAGTGATACAGAGAACGTACAAG GTTCCTTTTCCAAGCATGAGTTTCAGGCAGAGACGAAGAAACTCCTGGACATTGTTGCCAGGTCACTGTACTCTGAGAAAGAG GTGTTTATCCGTGAGCTCATCTCCAACGGCAGCGATGCTCTGGAGAAGCTCAGGCACCGTCTGATCACGGGAGGCGGGGACACTGCTCCCATGGAGATCCACTTGCAGACTGATGCCGCCAAAGGCACCTTTACTATCCAG GACACAGGGGTTGGGATGAACCAGGAAGAGCTGGTGGCTAATCTGGGTACTATTGCTCGTTCTGGCTCTAAG GCTTTCCTGGACTCTCTGCAGAGTCAGGCAGAGGCCAGCAGCTCCATCATTGGCCAGTTTGGGGTTGGTTTCTACTCGGCCTTCATGGTGGCTGATAAAGTGGAGGTGTTCTCCCAGTCTGCAGAGCCTGGCACCCCTGCATATAAATGGGCCTCAGATGG GTCTGGTGTGTTTGAGATTGCGGAGGCCAGTGGGGTCCGCCAGGGCACCAAGATCGTCCTGTACCTTAAAGATGACTGCAAGGAATTCTCTGCTGAAgacagggtcaaag AGGTGGTCACCAAGTACAGCAACTTTGTTAGTTTTCCCATATTCCTGAATGGACGAAGATTGAATACCCTGcag GCCCTGTGGATGATGGAGCCGAAGGAGATCAGTGAGTGGCAGCACGAGGAGTTCTACCGCTTTGTGGCACAATCGTACGATAAGCCTCGCTACACCCTGCACTACCGCGCAGACGCCCCCCTCAACATCCGCAGTATCTTCTATGTACCTGACATG AAGCCTACCATGTTTGACGTCAGTCGTGAGATGGGCTCCAGTGTGGCCCTGTACAGCCGCAAGGTTCTCATCCAGACCAAAGCCGCCGACATCCTGCCCAAGTGGCTCCGCTTCCTCCGAG GTGTGGTGGACAGTGAGGATATTCCCCTTAATCTTAGCAGAGAGCTACTTCAGGAGAGTGCCCTCATCAG GAAACTGCGGGATGTCCTTCAGCAACGCGTGATCCGCTTCTTCTTGGACCAGAGCAAGAAGGAGCCAGAGAAGTATTCCCGCTTCTTCGAGGACTACGGCCTCTTCATGAGGGAGGGCATCGTCACCACAGCAGAGCAGGATGTCAAG GAGGACATCGCAAAGCTGTTGCGCTTCGAATCGTCGGCACTGCCGGCAGGCCAGACCACCAGCCTGATGGAGTATGGCAGTCGCATGAAGGCGGGCACCCGCAACATCTACTACCTGTGTGCCCCCAACCGCCACCTGGCCGAACACTCGCCTTACTTTGAGGCCATGAAGCAGAAGGACATGGAG GTCCTCTTCTGCTTTGAGCAGTTTGATGAGCTGACACTCCTCCACCTGCGAGAGTTTGACAAGAAGAAGGTGATCTCTGTGGAAACTGACATTGTGGTGGATCACTACAAAGAGGAGAAGTTTCAGGATAGCAAGCCAG CATCTGAGAGGTTGACAGATCAGCAAACGGAGGATCTAATGGCCTGGATGAGGAATACTCTGGGATCCAGAGTGACTAACATAAAG ATGACGCCCCGTTTGGACACACACCCGGCCATGATCACGGTGCTGGAGATGGGTGCAGCACGGCACTTCCTGCGCACTCAGCAGCTGGCACGGAGTGCAGAAGAGCGGGCACAGATCCTGCAGCCCACGCTGGAGATCAACGCTGG TCATGATCTGATCAAGAAGCTGCACGCACTGAAAGACTCCAACTCTGAACTGGCACAGCTGCTTCTGGAGCAG ATCTACGACAACGCCATGATTGCAGCAGGTCTTAACGACGACCCCAGGCCCATGATCTCGCGGCTCAATGACCTGCTGACCAAAGCCCTGGAGAAGCACTGA
- the ubald1b gene encoding UBA-like domain-containing protein 1b, which translates to MDELKHQVMINQFVLTAGCAADQAKQLLQAAHWQFETALSTFFQETNIPYSHHQMMCTPANTPATPPNFPDALAMFSRLKASESYNSAGSPRGSMATSPPPQVNWAMSPPAPSPQGLWTAAPRAPQTATPPSGWPAAVAQQASPEQMATMVMEAER; encoded by the exons ATGGATGAATTAAAACACCAGGTCATGATTAATCAGTTTGTTCTAACTGCTGGCTGTGCGGCAGACCAAGCAAAGCAGCTTTTACAAGCGGCACACTGGCAGTTCGAG ACTGCTCTCAGCACATTCTTTCAAGAAACTAATATACCATACAGCCACCATCAAATG ATGTGCACTCCAGCAAACACGCCAGCGACGCCACCCAACTTCCCCGACGCACTCGCCATGTTCTCGCGCCTCAAGGCCTCGGAGAGCTACAACAGCGCGGGCAGCCCCCGTGGGTCCATGGCGACTTCCCCACCACCTCAGGTGAACTGGGCCATGAGCCCCCCAGCCCCGAGCCCCCAGGGCCTGTGGACTGCAGCGCCACGGGCCCCCCAGACGGCCACCCCCCCGTCAGGCTGGCCCGCAGCCGTGGCCCAGCAGGCCTCTCCGGAGCAGATGGCCACCATGGTCATGGAGGCGGAGAGATGA